Genomic DNA from Lactuca sativa cultivar Salinas chromosome 8, Lsat_Salinas_v11, whole genome shotgun sequence:
CCTCTTCAAAACTAATAATCACTAATTACTGACCATAACTACCTAATTTAACAATCCTATTTGggaatttctattttttttaccaCAATGACAAAAAATTGAATTTCAATTAACCAAAAAATAATCACAAAATTTTTACTTACTTGCTTCACTGTAGCACCACTTTGATCAATAATTACCCACCACCAGCCACCATGGGATTTCGATAAAAAACACCAACTATCGATGATCAATCGCCGACAGAAGAAGGAAGGGCAACAACATCGAGAACATGCATCACAAGGGAGAAGCGAAGTCGCGAGTCAATGTCGAGTGATTTCTTATTTCTGATTTTTATTGTGTATTGGGCTTAAATTTGtgttaattattaaattaaactaaTTTTATGTATGCACTTGACAATTTGGCTTAATAAATTTGGACTACTTCATGAACTAGTTTGTATATGGATTTaccatttagaaaaaaaaaattaaggtaGCCCAAATTATTTTTTAAGGTCTAAAggcaatataaaaaaaattctgaAAAATATATAGTACTAAAACTTTTTCTAGGGTACTCCTGGGAAACCCCATGCTCCATGGTGGATCCGTCATTGTGATTGACCTAAATAAGattcgtgagaaaaacctaaagaactcattcataagtactgaatgagtataaaaacaaaaatgacttattttgaaacaaaaaaaatattaaggactaaacaTGTACAAAAATAAAGGactaaatgtatataaaataAGAAATGTATTAtcttattaagtcatttttctcgGTTAATCTACTGATCATCAAGACTGAATATATACAGTTTAACAATGTTGAAGGAGtaaatataaatgaaaaaaaaaattaataaccaaatatatatatatatatatatatatatatatatatatatatatatatatatatatatatatatatatatatatatatatatatatatatatatatatatatatatatatatatatatatcaaaaaaatatatttctttttagGTCATTATCCCTTTGTCTATTTGTCAGAGAAGTCGTACTAAACTTGATTTTTGCATCTTTCCATATGCATTGTCAAGCGTATTCAAATATGCATTGTCAAGTATATGCAAACGTTTGACCATTCTCAATTTTATCTATAGTTATAAACGTGAACATTTGTCATTCTCCGTACAAGTGAAAAAGCATATACAAATGTTTTAGGCTTTTAGCATTCTCAACCTTACATATTcgatttttaatatttatatagcTCATATAACTtgttggaaaaataacaaaaacacCAAAATTGGGAAAATGCTCTAGCAAACTgactatttattattattatttttttccatttttgcACAAATGACCACTAATTTCGTACATAATACCATTTTAATTGTAAAATGACTCCCCCACCCCAATAAACAATaaattcaaagaaaaaaaaatatcattgcAAAATTATACACATCATTATAGAAGTGTCCTTATCATTACGAAATTCATCATATCATTGTGAAAATTGTTTATACtattgaaaaatatattaatattctTCGATTTTTTTGaaggttatttttatttttattttaggatAAATAGCataaaagatattaagtttacattaaaattataatttgatattttttttaaaaaaaaatgtaacactgtgtttttaaaatttttataattCTGACAACTTGACTGATTAATTAGGTTACCTATTGACGTGACATGATGACATATCAATTTTGATGATGTGACATGCTGACATGACATGCTAAGtaacgtgtcaaaattgaattttttttccaaaaaaaactaagttttcactttttttcaattttgatactaagttttcatttttttcgattttgatactaaatttattattttttatttcaattttgacattttatttttttgttccaaatcgaacatcaattttttttttcaattttagtcAATGTaaactattttccatttgaaaccttATGAATATTTTTTCATtacattttaaatcatataaatatatatatttttttcgtttaaaaatcacattttaaataaatacaagtttttttaattaattaatttattttatttttacattCAAAAGCATAATGTTATGCATAAATATGCATCCGTTATATCATGAGAAACAAACTAACCAACAACTTCgaataagatgtaaaaatttcACGGGTTGCAAACCTGACCTCCGCGTCTTGATCGACTACACGCCTCTAAACCTTCAAACTCATTTTAAAGTtatgtatttaatataaaatacaatttttatataactaatagatatttatacataaaattatGGTCTGAATGTAAAACAACATTATATTTACACGAAATATGGGTTTTAAATGAAAAACATGTATacattttaaaatatattaagaaaatatttatacggtttgaAATAGAAAATgatcaacattgaacaaaattggaaaaaataatgtttgattttgaacaaaaaacaaagtgtcaaaattaaacttaatatcaaaatcgaaaaaagtgaaaacttaatTGTCTTTTATgggaaaaaaattcaattttgacgcGTCAACATGTCACGTCATGAAAACTGATACATTATCATGCCGCGTAAGTAGGTAACCGGGTTGACCGATCAAGTAGTCAGAATTGTAAAAAATTGGAAAACACAACGTcaaatttgagaaaaaaaaacacaatgtCAAATTAGAATTTTGGTATAAACTTAATGTCTTTTGTGCTATTTACCATTTATGTTATTTTGTGTGAGGAATATTTAAAAACAATTTCGCAACAAAATATAATCCACAATGAATCTCTATTACGAAATTAGTGTtcatttatgtaaaaaaaaatgaTAGTTTGATGATTTTGTGATTTCCTTTAATTTTTATCTAGATGGAATACTTAGGCCCCATTTGATACGCATCTTTTCAGTTCCAAAccgatctttctggctgaatggactGGAAAaactgtttgatttgcacaaaagaaGGGGTCTTTTCCagtaagatatgtctttcccagaaagccccaaaatcatatctttcttgttgaatgggctggaaagacaattatacaccaaaccccgtctctttctttatttattggattattaacttttttaaataacttttttaaaatttattttttattgaattattactttttttcatcattcagcacagtcaatcagatatacaatcaaacaacatggtttctttcCCAATCAGAAAACATTCCCAGACAGCACTTTATCAGACAACATTTTTCCAGACAAAAACTATCAAACAGGACCTTATATAACTATCATTATTGTTAGATACTAATCATACGAAAAATTTAAgtaataattatatatcatgaAGAAAGTCTGTTAGAAAATTAACCAAATGATCATTTCATTCGCCAAGTCCACATATTACAAACGCATATTGTCTTCATTTTGAGTCATTACTTAAAAGATTCAAAGCAAAGTCATAGATCTTGCGAGGGTGAGGGAGAGCTTTTGCGACACTTTCGTTGTCGCGAATGCACCTATTGGCCCATGACACAAGCTTAGGGCACTCAGCCTCGATGCTAAAGTTACCACGAGCCTCGTAGGTGTAGAACCAACTTGTAAAGGGTACAAGTGCTACATCCACAAAACCTACATTTTCACCCCCGAAATATGGTTTATTTCCCAATTCATCCTCCAACTTTTTCAAGCATTCTATGAATTCTCTCTTTGCtatttcttgatcttcatcaCCTTTCCCCCTCCATACTCTTTTCCCAATGCTATAAATCTGCACCCAAATAGCTTGTGTTAAAACAAGAGGCGTTTGTATTATATTAATAACCAaagtttatatattttttgtatgtaTCATTgattgttttttaaaagtttaacgACTTAAATTGTAATTTTGTTCTATTGTTTGAAAATTAATGCACAATAATATCATAGAAAAAAACTCATGTATTATTTCGTTTACTTTATCATTTCAATATTACAATTTGCTTTTAAGTTTTCAAACctaacattttaaaaaatattccTTAAAATTTAACATAAAAACATCTAACCAATGAAATCAAATTAAACTTAAGTGTTTAAACAAGATAGGGGAAGAATGAGGACCTTTTTGTCGATATAGTCTGCCCAAAACAAGTTTTGTGACCTTTTGTAAGGGTCACTAGGAAGCAATGGAGATTTGTGGGGCCAAAATTCATCAATGTAGCGAACAATGTTGAGAGACTCACAAATGGGGTTTCCGTTGTGAACCAAAACAGGGATTGTTTTATGAATTGGGTTAGATTTTAGTAACAAATGACTCTTTTCTTGAAAGTTTTCTTCACGACACTCGTACTCAAGCCCTTTTTCTGCAAGTGCTATCTTGACCCTCATTCCATATGAACTTGCCCAACAATCCAACAAGATTAATTCGTCATTCATCTTGTAACAATATGTAATCTGTAATGAATGAATGCAAAAAATGTAGCTTTTCAAGTTTTGCTTGATATGAATCTAAGTATGGAGTGATTATGGTGAAGCTTATATTTATAAAGGTTATGAGTTGATGTCATTGCTTTCGTTTTGTCCAAGTTGTGACTTGTGATAGTGTGAAAAGAATAATTGAGAAGAGACATGTTTTACTTTTGCTACCTCATAAGGATCCAAATTTTGACCAACACCGATAGTTGGTATCAATCTACAATATAAAAGCTTATTTTAACTAATGAGATGAAGTTTGTAATATAAATGAAAATCTACTCATATTAAGATGACAAATTCTACTTAGCTTTCGAAGATGGATGGATGATATTAAATTAAACCCTTCGAAGTACAACACGGAAAttgaagaagaagctttagattCAAGTGTGAGTGGATTTTTCCAGCTTGAGAAACTGTGAATCATAAGAACATGAAACAAGATTATGAAGTACCATAtgtaaaaattaaatgaaaagaaATTAAGGAAAGACATGCCCAAATATAGTAATATACAGACAAACATTTGCCAACGTAAATGAATTGGAAAAAGATCAACTGCAAAGATCAGAGATACCAATGGTATCCAGATGTACGAAAACCTGTATAAATACGAAGTTTTAAATATAGGAAAATTCCATCTGttataaattttgattaaatgataAGTAGAAAAAAGAAACCTGGTGGCGAGTTGAATGTATATCACTGATTATAGATGATGcgtttgtttatttgtttattattatttttagagaaattaaatatcctccaacACTTTCTTCCTATCATCCCCTATCCATGTCAAAAGATGACATGTGTCATTTAATTTTCCTTAATAATGTTTTAATCCATTTGTCatcatttataattttataattttaacttGGAAAGTTTAAGAAATGCCCATGGCTCCTGCTGTGAATGTTCTGGAGGTCTCTCATGAATCCAATCCAACGACTAACTGAATGCTTTAGATAAATTGGTGATCCATGGATAAGTTTTCTCAATCATATTAGGTTATCAATGATGAGAGCCATGGATAAATTGCGAACTGCTAATGGCAATATCCCAAATTCATTAAAGAGGCTTGAAAGCCGAATGACTCTCATCACACTACTAGAAACTTAAGTTTCAGCGACGGAGTTAGAGACGGATAAATCCTGTAGCAAAATTTTACAACAGATGTGCGATGTTTT
This window encodes:
- the LOC111906534 gene encoding probable glutathione S-transferase parA; protein product: MNDELILLDCWASSYGMRVKIALAEKGLEYECREENFQEKSHLLLKSNPIHKTIPVLVHNGNPICESLNIVRYIDEFWPHKSPLLPSDPYKRSQNLFWADYIDKKIYSIGKRVWRGKGDEDQEIAKREFIECLKKLEDELGNKPYFGGENVGFVDVALVPFTSWFYTYEARGNFSIEAECPKLVSWANRCIRDNESVAKALPHPRKIYDFALNLLSNDSK